The following coding sequences are from one Salvia hispanica cultivar TCC Black 2014 chromosome 3, UniMelb_Shisp_WGS_1.0, whole genome shotgun sequence window:
- the LOC125212491 gene encoding sister chromatid cohesion 1 protein 4-like has translation MFYSQFILAKKGPLGTIWIAAHLERKLRKNQVADTDIGVSVDSILSPDVPIALRLSSHLLLGVVRIYNKKVNYLFDDCSEALLKVKQAFRSTAVDLPPEESKAPYHSITLPEKFDLDDFELPDSDIFQGNYVDHHISSREQITLQDTMDGVSYSTSKFGLDERFGDGDMSGLDLEEELLMEKLGTAEPADEGVDPQTSFGSTSTLKQDQHPEDMGTNSEAMVDGGGACADVLDYAHAPCTPRLEDEPIFSKVQEASACDDHLESEYHITGSTMRENMDTAPYEDKQEVEWSSQNDMITSAVPQGPPAENGYLSGGLEAKETGRQGQTESIKPASECTSEIVKESDVPEQTEAINNSDRNDLVSIDEAHRNDQCPNEVGPGVSKGEPETQICQGTIESRTLNLDAHDQVSATETNVLRPCSSIQDQDGALKPAVGPTYDGDVNSVIYVEATDRGEETAKLGQVHSLNGNSEENTKENKVQHDASGEDIVVAAVEADGLENATTELPAPEKLLSVPEGHMELHSGMMMEVIPRDFEGLYEDDAGSKTAAGRKRTFTESTLTEQSLNSVESSRQVRFKQTTGSVPDDDDLLSSILVGRNTSMLRVKPTPPPSEVTSMKRHRAAPRSGGPKRKVLMDETMVLHGDAIRQQLTNTEDIRRVRKKAPCTRSEISMIQKQHMVDETFLEPVFADMSVELASLHNRVYDLGQIKVCQNEVHDASPQIVSELRQPSQNDENIYLPETMVEPDINSHREKSGACLETVVMDDNEGPGMTNAIEIGGQDKNGEFLRVIDNETAEPCDNHLLSENKIEEVDYTSAAVNEEWTKPTTVDAALIDSGATSDILHASDGIVQAASINESEGTNAYADKDEAVVLDQREAVPSDELDFAEVNHEQAMGNEGKDTDGYGGECETELGVKDYGLPEMTQDAAAGYGGPEYHVQDEIYSTTSKDQLDLEFPYTGFESLLQGGSMDQCKDPEAYQLHMIDGDISGFDLHDRDELNYLAEGNDTDFLNVDDDDLAEMADDYMPDAEDTRLNENIGWSSRTRAVSKYLQSAFIKERQCGRASLSLDNLLIGKSRKEASRMFFETLVLKTRDYIHVEEPIAFGDITIRPRTRLMKSDF, from the exons atgttttacTCACAGTTCATATTGGCGAAGAAGGGGCCGTTGGGAACGATTTGGATAGCTGCGCACTTGGAGCGTAAGCTTCGTAAGAATCAGGTTGCTGATACTGATATTGGAGTTTCTGTAG ATTCAATTCTTTCCCCCGATGTGCCAATTGCACTTCGTTTGTCCAGCCATCTCCTGCTTGGTGTGGTGAGGATCTACAATAAAAAGGTGAACTACCTCTTTGACGATTGCAGTGAGGCTTTGCTCAAAGTTAAGCAAGCTTTTCGATCCACTGCTGTCGATCTACCTCCAGAAGAATCAAAAGCACCATATCACTCCATTACATTGCCGGAGAAATTTGATCTTGATGACTTTGAGCTGCCAGATAGCGACATTTTCCAAGG TAACTATGTCGATCATCACATTAGTTCAAGAGAGCAAATCACTCTTCAAGATACAATGGACGGTGTCAGTTACTCCACATCGAAGTTTGGGCTGGACG AGAGATTTGGTGATGGTGATATGTCTGGATTAGACCTGGAAGAG GAATTGTTAATGGAGAAACTTGGTACTGCTGAACCTGCCGATGAGGG GGTGGATCCACAGACATCTTTTGGATCCACATCGACTCTTAAACAAGACCAACATCCTGAAGATATGGGTACTAATTCGGAAGCCATG GTTGATGGTGGTGGTGCATGCGCTGATGTACTGGACTATGCACATGCTCCTTGTACTCCTAGACTGGAGGATGAGCCAATTTTTTCTAAAGTTCAAGAAGCTTCTGCATGTGATGATCATCTTGAATCGGAATATCATATAACTGGGTCCACTATGAGGGAGAACATGGATACAGCTCCTTATGAGGATAAACAAGAGGTGGAATGGTCTTCGCAGAATGATATGATTACGAGTGCAGTACCTCAGGGGCCACCTGCCGAGAACGGATACCTGTCAGGTGGATTGGAAGCCAAAGAAACAGGGCGACAAG GTCAAACAGAATCCATAAAACCGGCTTCGGAATGCACTAGTGAGATCGTTAAAGAATCTGATGTTCCAGAGCAAACTGAAGCCATCAACAACAGTGATAGGAATGATTTggtctcaattgatgaagctCACCGCAACGACCAGTGTCCCAATGAAGTTGGTCCAGGAGTTTCTAAAG GGGAACCAGAAACTCAAATTTGTCAGGGCACTATTGAATCCAGAACATTAAACCTTGATGCTCATGACCAAGTCTCAGCTACTGAAACTAATGTTTTGAGGCCATGTAGTTCTATCCAAGACCAAGATGGTGCATTAAAACCTGCAGTTGGCCCGACATATGATGGTGATGTCAATTCTGTCATATACGTTGAAGCAACTGATAGAGGAGAAGAGACAGCAAAGCTAG GTCAAGTGCATTCTTTAAATGGCAATTCAGAAGAAAATACGAAGGAAAACAAAGTACAACATGATGCATCGGGTGAAGATATTGTAGTGGCTGCTGTTGAAGCTGATGGTCTGGAAAATGCTACCACTGAGCTGCCTGCTCCTGAAAAACTTCTTTCAGTACCGGAAGGACATATGGAGTTGCATAGTGGCATGATGATGGAAGTTATCCCCAGGGACTTTGAGGGTCTTTATGAAGATGACGCTGGGAGCAAAACTGCTGCAGGCAGAAAGCGTACTTTTACTGAAAGTACACTAACGGAACAGAGTCTTAATTCAGTTGAATCTTCAAGACAAGTCCGTTTTAAACAAACAACAGGATCAGTTccagatgatgatgatttactttcttctattttag TTGGAAGGAATACGTCAATGTTGAGAGTAAAGCCAACACCTCCCCCTTCTGAAGTGACATCTATGAAGCGCCATCGAGCTGCGCCTCGGTCTGGTGGTCCCAAAAGAAAAGTTCTTATGGATGAAACAATGGTTTTGCACGGCGA TGCCATACGGCAACAGCTGACCAACACAGAAGACATACGCCGTGTTAGAAAGAAAGCTCCATGCACACGCTCTGAAATATCAATGATACAGAAACAGCACATGGTCGATGAAACTTTTCTTGAGCCTGTATTTGCTG ACATGTCAGTTGAATTGGCATCTTTGCACAATCGTGTATATGATTTGGGTCAGATCAAGGTCTGTCAGAATGAAGTACATGATGCATCTCCGCAAATTGTGAGTGAACTGAGGCAGCCTTCccaaaatgatgaaaatatttatctcCCTGAAACTATGGTTGAACCAGACATAAATTCCCACCGCGAAAAGTCTGGTGCTTGTCTTGAAACTGTGGTTATGGATGACAATGAGGGGCCTGGTATGACCAATGCAATAGAAATTGGTGGGCAGGATAAAAACGGCGAGTTTTTGAGAGTGATAGATAATGAAACAGCTGAGCCATGTGATAATCATCTTCTGAGTGAAAATAAGATAGAGGAAGTTGATTACACGAGTGCAGCAGTTAATGAAGAGTGGACCAAGCCTACAACTGTGGATGCTGCTCTAATAGATTCTGGTGCTACTAGTGATATCCTTCATGCTTCAGATGGTATCGTTCAGGCAGCTTCTATAAATGAATCGGAAGGTACAAATGCATATGCGGACAAAGATGAAGCTGTCGTTCTTGATCAGAGGGAAGCTGTGCCCTCAGATGAATTGGACTTTGCAGAAGTTAATCATGAACAAGCAATGGGGAATGAAGGGAAAGATACAGATGGCTATGGGGGTGAGTGTGAAACTGAACTTGGAGTGAAGGATTATGGTCTGCCAGAGATGACGCAAGATGCTGCTGCTGGCTATGGAGGGCCAGAATACCATGTTCAGGATGAAATTTACAGTACTACATCTAAAGACCAGCTAGACTTGGAATTTCCATATACGGGATTCGAAAGCCTGCTGCAAGGTGGCTCAATGGATCAATGCAAAGACCCTGAAGCTTATCAACTTCATATGATAGATGGAGATATTTCTGGTTTTGACCTGCATGATCGAGAT GAACTCAATTATTTGGCTGAAGGAAATGATACAG ACTTTCTAaatgttgatgatgatgactTGGCTGAAATGGCGGATGACTATATGCCTGATGCTGAAGACACACGACTTAATGAGAACATCGGGTGGTCTTCTCGTACAAG AGCTGTTTCCAAGTATCTACAATCTGCATTTATTAAAGAGAGACAGTGTGGAAGGGCTTCTCTTTCCTTGGACAACCTCTTAATCGGAAAATCACGCAAGGAAGCATCGAGGATGTTTTTCGAAACATTG GTCCTTAAAACAAGAGACTACATCCACGTGGAAGAGCCAATTGCGTTTGGTGATATAACCATAAGGCCGCGAACGAGGCTGATGAAATCCGATTTCTAA